One window from the genome of Grus americana isolate bGruAme1 chromosome 14, bGruAme1.mat, whole genome shotgun sequence encodes:
- the TLX3 gene encoding T-cell leukemia homeobox protein 3, protein MDPPAGAQGQHQHEPISFGIDQILNSPEQESAPPPPPRGPDGATFLGGPGGRGGAPYPALPAPFPAIAAPFEDSGSYSVNLSLAPAGVIRVPAHRPIPGAVPPPISSAIPAMPAVPSLGSLNFPWMESSRRFVKDRFTAAAALTPFTVTRRIGHPYQNRTPPKRKKPRTSFSRVQICELEKRFHRQKYLASAERAALAKSLKMTDAQVKTWFQNRRTKWRRQTAEEREAERQQASRLMLQLQHDAFQKSLNESIQPDPLCLHNSSLFALQNLQPWEEESAKIPPVTSLV, encoded by the exons atggatcCGCCGGCGGGCGCGCAGGGCCAGCACCAGCACGAGCCCATCAGCTTCGGCATCGACCAGATCCTCAACAGCCCCGAGCAGGAGAgcgctcccccgccgcccccccggggCCCCGACGGCGCGACCTTCCTGGGCGGCcccggcggccgcggcggcgcgCCCTACCCGGCCCTGCCGGCCCCCTTCCCGGCCATCGCCGCGCCCTTCGAGGACTCTGGATCTTACAGTGTGAACCTCAGCCTGGCCCCGGCCGGCGTGATCCGGGTGCCGGCGCACAGGCCCATCCCCGGGGCCGTGCCGCCGCCCATCTCCAGCGCCATCCCGGCCATGCCCGCCgtgcccagcctgggcagcctcAACTTCCCctggatggagagcagcaggcGCTTCGTCAAGGACAGGTTCACAG cggcggcggcgctgaCGCCCTTCACGGTGACGCGGCGGATCGGGCATCCCTACCAGAACCGGACCCCGCCGAAGCGCAAGAAGCCGCGGACGTCCTTCTCCCGGGTGCAGATCTGCGAGCTGGAGAAGCGCTTCCACCGGCAGAAGTACCTGGCCTCGGCCGAGCGCGCTGCCCTCGCCAAGTCCCTCAAGATGACGGACGCCCAGGTGAAGACCTGGTTCCAGAACCGGCGCACCAAGTGGCG GCGGCAGACGGCGGAGGAGCGGGAGGCCGAGCGGCAGCAGGCGAGCCGGctgatgctgcagctgcagcacgaCGCCTTCCAGAAGTCGCTGAACGAGTCGATCCAGCCCGACCCGCTGTGCCTGCACAACTCGTCGCTGTTCGCGCTGCAGAAcctgcagccctgggaggaggagagcgcCAAGATCCCCCCGGTCACCTCCCTCGTCTGA